From the genome of Bactrocera oleae isolate idBacOlea1 chromosome 2, idBacOlea1, whole genome shotgun sequence, one region includes:
- the LOC106625460 gene encoding uncharacterized protein — MPIMEDSGIDSEDKQSNNYEDSTVPILEKATTPINTMTEDYDVPAVSHMADLEVVFRGSSVPEATTNKTIAPKTVTSAALTAGESEDDSTTTSNQPAPNTCRILQRKLELKVERARRNFSQHQQQQEQIRKSQSANLIPISRLPIPGDSEQKPLVDYKSDSSDEPEEISFFPAKLKNAQRQRKTELSDTFSIQEMTIESDLDSDDSGSQNLELLPPLRKMNFLESLKICFGCGNRRS; from the exons ATGCCTATCATGGAGGATAGCGGCATAGACAGTGAGGATAAGCAGTCGAATAACTACGAAGACTCTACAGTG CCAATATTggaaaaagcaacaacaccaataaaCACAATGACCGAAGACTATGATGTGCCCGCAGTTAGCCATATGGCAGATTTGGAGGTTGTCTTCCGTGGCAGCAGTGTGCCGGAAGCCACAACCAATAAAACGATTGCACCGAAAACAGTAACGTCAGCAGCGCTTACGGCTGGCGAAAGTGAAGATGATTCCACAACGACAAGCAATCAACCGGCACCGAACACCTGTCGCATCCTGCAGCGCAAGCTGGAGCTTAAGGTGGAACGGGCGAGACGCAACTTCAGTcagcatcagcagcagcaaGAGCAG ATACGAAAATCTCAATCAGCGAATCTCATACCCATTAGTCGATTGCCCATACCAGGCGATTCGGAGCAGAAACCACTTGTAGATTATAAGTCCGATAGCAG CGATGAACCCGAGGAGATTTCATTCTTTCCTGCTAAACTGAAAAATGCTCAGCGACAGCGCAAAACGGAACTTAGCGACACTTTTAGCATACAAGAGATGACAATTGAATCTGATTTGGACTCAGACGATAGCGGTTCGCAAAACCTCGAATTGTTGCCACCATTGAGAAAGATGAACTTTTTGGAGAGTTTGAAAATCTGTTTCGGTTGTGGGAATAGAAGAAGCTAA